GCCCTCGCGCTGATGCTGGCCACGGGCGCGGGAGCGTGCGCCCGCGCAGACGCCCGCCCCGCGCGGGAGCTGAGAGTCTGCGCCGATCCGAACAACCTGCCCTTCTCCAACCGGGCGGGGGAGGGGTTCGAGAACCGCATCGCCCAGCTGGTGGCGCGCGACCTGGGCGCCACGGTGCGCTACACCTGGTGGCCGCAGCGCCGCGGCTTCTTCCGCGAGACCATCCGCGCGGGGAAGTGCGACGTGGTGATCGGCGTTCCCACCACGCTGGAGATGGTGGCGGCCACGCGGCCGTACTATCGCTCGTCCTACGTCTTCATCTCCCGCAGGGACCGCGGTCTCCATCTCCGCTCGTTCGACGATCCCCGTCTCAGGACGCTGAAGATCGGGGTGCAGATCGTGGGCGACGACGGCTTCAACACGCCGCCGGTGCACGCGCTGGCGCGCCGCGGCGTGGTGGGCAACCTCAAGGGCTACACCGTCTTCGGCGACTACGCCAAGCCGAATCCTCCCGCGGAGATCGTCGACGCCGTCGCCCGCCGCGAGGTGGACGTGGCCATCGTGTGGGGGCCGCTCGCGGGGTACTTCGGCCGGCGCGCGCCGGCGGAGATGGAGATCACCCCGGTGCAGCCGCAGATCGATCCCCCGTTCATGCCCTTCGTGTTCGACATCTCCATGGGCACGCGCCGGGGCGACCCGCTGCACGGCCAGCTGGAAGCCATCATCGTCCGCCGGCGGGCGGAGATCGACGCCATTTTGCGCGACTACGGCGTGCCCCGCGTGGAAGGGAGGAGGCAGTGAGGATTCCGGGTTCGCGCGGGGCGCGCCTCGCCGCGGTGATGGCCGTGGCCGCGCTGGCCGGGTGCCAGCGAGAGGACCGCCACTTCCGCGAGGTGCCGCCCAGCGCCACGCCGGGGCCGGTGGTGCAGACGTCGGGCGGCTTCGTGCCCGGCCCGCCGCAGCCCGAGGTCACCGCGCGCAACGCGTACCTGACCAACGCCTACGCGGTCAGCGAGGGCGAGAGCCTGTACAACCAG
The Longimicrobium sp. DNA segment above includes these coding regions:
- a CDS encoding substrate-binding domain-containing protein — translated: MLALALMLATGAGACARADARPARELRVCADPNNLPFSNRAGEGFENRIAQLVARDLGATVRYTWWPQRRGFFRETIRAGKCDVVIGVPTTLEMVAATRPYYRSSYVFISRRDRGLHLRSFDDPRLRTLKIGVQIVGDDGFNTPPVHALARRGVVGNLKGYTVFGDYAKPNPPAEIVDAVARREVDVAIVWGPLAGYFGRRAPAEMEITPVQPQIDPPFMPFVFDISMGTRRGDPLHGQLEAIIVRRRAEIDAILRDYGVPRVEGRRQ